From the genome of Romeriopsis navalis LEGE 11480:
CGCCGAGTTGCAAGATGCATTGGTGTTGGGTTGCGGCTTGGACCAACTGCTCCGCCATTGAGAGCGTGGTGTGGCTTGGATGTTCGCCGATGACAGAAATTCCCGCCTTGAGACAAGTTAGCCCAATCGCACCGATCGCCGGATGCCAGGATGGTAGTGCCAGACAGACGGCATCAATATGCGGCAATAAATCGGCGTAATGCTCAAATATGGCAGGCGCACAATTGTGGCCTTTTTCCCCAGAATGGACCAGTTTCGGATTCAGTTGGGTGTCGTCGATATGACTTATGCCGACCAGTTCGATCGCCGGGATTGTCGTTAAAACTTGGATCAATGGCCGACTGAGCTGATGCCAGCCAATTAACCCGACTCGTAGTGTGAGGGTTGGACCGATCGGATTGTTTGGTGTGTTGGCTAAATGGCTGTTCCACATGCGCTTTGAGGCTCCCAATGCTCACGCTATGGCGTTTGTTCACGGCGGCTCGATCCGGATACTTGATTCAGCTTGATTCAGTGCCTTGGACGGCCAATTGCCGGAAATCTGTGGTCGTTTAATCGGGTGTCGGATGGGGTGGTGCGAAGTGATCGCTGGACGTGAGTTTGGCCAATCCAATAGCCCTGTAAATAACTCAAGTCATCGACATTGGCTGTTGCTTGCTGCAAACCCGCTTTTAGTCCCTGATTGAACATGACGTATTCGATGTCGGACTGATTATGGTTGTTGTAACGCCGAATCAGTTGGGATAGTTGGAGGTTGCGGTTCGAAGGAATTGTTATCACAGGATTTACCATGCTCATGCAAAGGAATTGATCAGCAATGATCGTCTTACTCAGCATAGAGAAACAATATCAAGAACTTGTTAAGGGCTGATGTTGAAGGCCCGATTTAGGGTGCGATCGTCCGGCGATTTCTGGACTTAGCCGACGGCAAATAGCGCGAGATAGCTGCTTAGTAAGCCATGTCCGATAAAGACTGATAATGCTGCCCCCAGTGCTAAACAGGGACCGAAGGGCATCTTCTGAAACTTTTGCATTTGGCCAAAGAGGCGGCCACCCATGCCGACGATCGCCCCCACTAAAGCGGCGAGAAAAATAGCGAGGAGTAAATATTTCCAGCCAAGCCATGCGCCCATCATGGCCGCCAGAAAAGCATCGCCGTCACCCATCGCCGGACGACGAAATACAAAGCTACCAATGACGGTAATGGCATCGATCAGTAGAATGCCTAACACCATGCCGATGGCGCTACTGGCAAGACTGATTATGGCCCCAGTCAGTCCATGCAAACTAAACCCGATCGCGGCTTGGAACAGCAAACCCGAAATCACGCCGGTTTTCATTAACGGATTCGACAACGTCATCGTATCGAAATCAATTAATGCTAAAGCCAACAGTAAACTTAAAAATAGCCAATAGCTGGGGGTCTGAAGTGATAACCCAAATGCCAAATAGCTCGCTAAAAATAATAAACCCGTAACGGCTTCAACGATCGGATAACGCGAAGATATGGGAGCTTGGCAATGAGCGCATTTACCCCGCAATTTGAGCCAACCGATAATCGGTAAATTATCGCGTTTGCGCAGTGGTGTCAT
Proteins encoded in this window:
- a CDS encoding prepilin peptidase, translated to MDLSLFLNGAIVFMLGGAIGSFLNVVIYRLPAGLSVLHPPSRCPHCMTPLRKRDNLPIIGWLKLRGKCAHCQAPISSRYPIVEAVTGLLFLASYLAFGLSLQTPSYWLFLSLLLALALIDFDTMTLSNPLMKTGVISGLLFQAAIGFSLHGLTGAIISLASSAIGMVLGILLIDAITVIGSFVFRRPAMGDGDAFLAAMMGAWLGWKYLLLAIFLAALVGAIVGMGGRLFGQMQKFQKMPFGPCLALGAALSVFIGHGLLSSYLALFAVG